In a single window of the Dreissena polymorpha isolate Duluth1 chromosome 3, UMN_Dpol_1.0, whole genome shotgun sequence genome:
- the LOC127874548 gene encoding tubulin--tyrosine ligase-like isoform X1, which produces MDQYGFVSRDSGSSVYKATAEYLLQERGHDWKRLPPNSSSFHLMFGERNKLPFGRLGHDPGRVNLVNYYRGSDILCRKTALVKVFKEYCSIVKYSYPKWLPRSFRIFPKNIIKTNLRNSNQSLVKEKPDDRAELIAANASLVTEEGSSVAWIAKITSGAKGDGIKISDNVEELLQYVDSHDRAFVIQRYIRHPLLLGGTRKFDIRCWVLLDAWYNVYLFREGVLRTCSESYDPNDLSKVTSHLTNHCLQKEQSANFGQYEVGNEMFFDEFNRYLMDRHGTSIESCVLPQIKDIMKKCFHIVKEKINTHGLGYVCFQLFGFDFLLDENMKMWLVEINGAPASAQALLPHLVRSIVLTAIDPVFPPSQPRDGDSWFTKIA; this is translated from the exons ATGGATCAATATGGATTTGTTAGCAGAGACAGTGGAAGTTCTGTGTATAAAGCGACTGCAGAGTATTTGCTCCAAGAGAGAGGTCATGACTGGAAAAGACTTCCACCAAACTCTTCGTCATTTCACCTTATGTTTGGAGAGAGAAACAAACTACCATTTGGAAGATTAG GTCATGATCCTGGGCGAGTAAATCTAGTGAATTATTACAGAGGCTCCGATATACTGTGCAGGAAAACTGCGCTAGTCAA AGTCTTCAAGGAGTATTGCAGTATAGTCAAGTACAGTTACCCCAAGTGGCTGCCCCGGTCATTCCGAATATTTCCAAAgaacatcataaaaacaaatctGCGCAATTCAAACCAGTCGCTAGTGAAAGAGAAACCAGATGATCGTGCAGAGTTGATTGCGGCAAATGCAAGTCTAGTCACAGAGGAAGGCTCCAGCGTTGCATGGATTGCAAAAATTACCTCGGGGGCTAAAG GTGATGGAATCAAGATATCAGACAATGTAGAGGAGCTCCTGCAATATGTAGATAGTCACGATAGAGCCTTTGTCATCCAGCGTTATATCAGGCATCCACTGTTACTTGGGGGTACCAGGAAATTTGATATAAG ATGTTGGGTTCTATTGGATGCCTGGTACAACGTTTACTTGTTCCGAGAAGGCGTGCTTCGCACATGCTCCGAGTCCTATGACCCTAATGACCTTTCCAAGGTCACCAGCCACCTGACCAATCACTGTCTGCAGAAGGAACAGTCCGCAAACTTTGGGCAGTACGAGGTCGGCAATGAGATGTTTTTTGATGAGTTCAATAG ATATTTGATGGACAGACATGGAACTTCAATTGAATCTTGTGTCTTGCCTCAAATTAAAGACATCATGAAGAAATGCTTTCATATTGTGAAAGAA AAGATCAACACACATGGACTGGGGTATGTGTGTTTCCAGCTGTTTGGTTTTGACTTCCTTCTTGATGAGAACATGAAGATGTGGTTGGTGGAGATCAACGGGGCACCTGCGAGCGCACA GGCCCTCCTCCCACACTTAGTTCGCAGCATAGTGCTCACAGCCATCGACCCTGTGTTTCCACCATCGCAGCCACGAGACGGAGACTCCTGGTTTACAAAGATTGCATAG
- the LOC127874548 gene encoding tubulin--tyrosine ligase-like isoform X2 has protein sequence MDQYGFVSRDSGSSVYKATAEYLLQERGHDWKRLPPNSSSFHLMFGERNKLPFGRLGHDPGRVNLVNYYRGSDILCRKTALVKVFKEYCSIVKYSYPKWLPRSFRIFPKNIIKTNLRNSNQSLVKEKPDDRAELIAANASLVTEEGSSVAWIAKITSGAKGDGIKISDNVEELLQYVDSHDRAFVIQRYIRHPLLLGGTRKFDIRCWVLLDAWYNVYLFREGVLRTCSESYDPNDLSKVTSHLTNHCLQKEQSANFGQYEVGNEMFFDEFNRYLMDRHGTSIESCVLPQIKDIMKKCFHIVKEKINTHGLGYVCFQLFGFDFLLDENMKMWLVEINGAPASAQ, from the exons ATGGATCAATATGGATTTGTTAGCAGAGACAGTGGAAGTTCTGTGTATAAAGCGACTGCAGAGTATTTGCTCCAAGAGAGAGGTCATGACTGGAAAAGACTTCCACCAAACTCTTCGTCATTTCACCTTATGTTTGGAGAGAGAAACAAACTACCATTTGGAAGATTAG GTCATGATCCTGGGCGAGTAAATCTAGTGAATTATTACAGAGGCTCCGATATACTGTGCAGGAAAACTGCGCTAGTCAA AGTCTTCAAGGAGTATTGCAGTATAGTCAAGTACAGTTACCCCAAGTGGCTGCCCCGGTCATTCCGAATATTTCCAAAgaacatcataaaaacaaatctGCGCAATTCAAACCAGTCGCTAGTGAAAGAGAAACCAGATGATCGTGCAGAGTTGATTGCGGCAAATGCAAGTCTAGTCACAGAGGAAGGCTCCAGCGTTGCATGGATTGCAAAAATTACCTCGGGGGCTAAAG GTGATGGAATCAAGATATCAGACAATGTAGAGGAGCTCCTGCAATATGTAGATAGTCACGATAGAGCCTTTGTCATCCAGCGTTATATCAGGCATCCACTGTTACTTGGGGGTACCAGGAAATTTGATATAAG ATGTTGGGTTCTATTGGATGCCTGGTACAACGTTTACTTGTTCCGAGAAGGCGTGCTTCGCACATGCTCCGAGTCCTATGACCCTAATGACCTTTCCAAGGTCACCAGCCACCTGACCAATCACTGTCTGCAGAAGGAACAGTCCGCAAACTTTGGGCAGTACGAGGTCGGCAATGAGATGTTTTTTGATGAGTTCAATAG ATATTTGATGGACAGACATGGAACTTCAATTGAATCTTGTGTCTTGCCTCAAATTAAAGACATCATGAAGAAATGCTTTCATATTGTGAAAGAA AAGATCAACACACATGGACTGGGGTATGTGTGTTTCCAGCTGTTTGGTTTTGACTTCCTTCTTGATGAGAACATGAAGATGTGGTTGGTGGAGATCAACGGGGCACCTGCGAGCGCACAGTAA
- the LOC127874548 gene encoding tubulin--tyrosine ligase-like isoform X4, which produces MDQYGFVSRDSGSSVYKATAEYLLQERGHDWKRLPPNSSSFHLMFGERNKLPFGRLGHDPGRVNLVNYYRGSDILCRKTALVKVFKEYCSIVKYSYPKWLPRSFRIFPKNIIKTNLRNSNQSLVKEKPDDRAELIAANASLVTEEGSSVAWIAKITSGAKGDGIKISDNVEELLQYVDSHDRAFVIQRYIRHPLLLGGTRKFDIRCWVLLDAWYNVYLFREGVLRTCSESYDPNDLSKVTSHLTNHCLQKEQSANFGQYEVGNEMFFDEFNRYLMDRHGTSIESCVLPQIKDIMKKCFHIVKEIFRNVCI; this is translated from the exons ATGGATCAATATGGATTTGTTAGCAGAGACAGTGGAAGTTCTGTGTATAAAGCGACTGCAGAGTATTTGCTCCAAGAGAGAGGTCATGACTGGAAAAGACTTCCACCAAACTCTTCGTCATTTCACCTTATGTTTGGAGAGAGAAACAAACTACCATTTGGAAGATTAG GTCATGATCCTGGGCGAGTAAATCTAGTGAATTATTACAGAGGCTCCGATATACTGTGCAGGAAAACTGCGCTAGTCAA AGTCTTCAAGGAGTATTGCAGTATAGTCAAGTACAGTTACCCCAAGTGGCTGCCCCGGTCATTCCGAATATTTCCAAAgaacatcataaaaacaaatctGCGCAATTCAAACCAGTCGCTAGTGAAAGAGAAACCAGATGATCGTGCAGAGTTGATTGCGGCAAATGCAAGTCTAGTCACAGAGGAAGGCTCCAGCGTTGCATGGATTGCAAAAATTACCTCGGGGGCTAAAG GTGATGGAATCAAGATATCAGACAATGTAGAGGAGCTCCTGCAATATGTAGATAGTCACGATAGAGCCTTTGTCATCCAGCGTTATATCAGGCATCCACTGTTACTTGGGGGTACCAGGAAATTTGATATAAG ATGTTGGGTTCTATTGGATGCCTGGTACAACGTTTACTTGTTCCGAGAAGGCGTGCTTCGCACATGCTCCGAGTCCTATGACCCTAATGACCTTTCCAAGGTCACCAGCCACCTGACCAATCACTGTCTGCAGAAGGAACAGTCCGCAAACTTTGGGCAGTACGAGGTCGGCAATGAGATGTTTTTTGATGAGTTCAATAG ATATTTGATGGACAGACATGGAACTTCAATTGAATCTTGTGTCTTGCCTCAAATTAAAGACATCATGAAGAAATGCTTTCATATTGTGAAAGAA ATTTTTAGAAATGTCTGCATTTAA
- the LOC127874548 gene encoding tubulin--tyrosine ligase-like isoform X3: MDQYGFVSRDSGSSVYKATAEYLLQERGHDWKRLPPNSSSFHLMFGERNKLPFGRLGHDPGRVNLVNYYRGSDILCRKTALVKVFKEYCSIVKYSYPKWLPRSFRIFPKNIIKTNLRNSNQSLVKEKPDDRAELIAANASLVTEEGSSVAWIAKITSGAKGDGIKISDNVEELLQYVDSHDRAFVIQRYIRHPLLLGGTRKFDIRCWVLLDAWYNVYLFREGVLRTCSESYDPNDLSKVTSHLTNHCLQKEQSANFGQYEVGNEMFFDEFNRYLMDRHGTSIESCVLPQIKDIMKKCFHIVKEVTSHEVTQ, from the exons ATGGATCAATATGGATTTGTTAGCAGAGACAGTGGAAGTTCTGTGTATAAAGCGACTGCAGAGTATTTGCTCCAAGAGAGAGGTCATGACTGGAAAAGACTTCCACCAAACTCTTCGTCATTTCACCTTATGTTTGGAGAGAGAAACAAACTACCATTTGGAAGATTAG GTCATGATCCTGGGCGAGTAAATCTAGTGAATTATTACAGAGGCTCCGATATACTGTGCAGGAAAACTGCGCTAGTCAA AGTCTTCAAGGAGTATTGCAGTATAGTCAAGTACAGTTACCCCAAGTGGCTGCCCCGGTCATTCCGAATATTTCCAAAgaacatcataaaaacaaatctGCGCAATTCAAACCAGTCGCTAGTGAAAGAGAAACCAGATGATCGTGCAGAGTTGATTGCGGCAAATGCAAGTCTAGTCACAGAGGAAGGCTCCAGCGTTGCATGGATTGCAAAAATTACCTCGGGGGCTAAAG GTGATGGAATCAAGATATCAGACAATGTAGAGGAGCTCCTGCAATATGTAGATAGTCACGATAGAGCCTTTGTCATCCAGCGTTATATCAGGCATCCACTGTTACTTGGGGGTACCAGGAAATTTGATATAAG ATGTTGGGTTCTATTGGATGCCTGGTACAACGTTTACTTGTTCCGAGAAGGCGTGCTTCGCACATGCTCCGAGTCCTATGACCCTAATGACCTTTCCAAGGTCACCAGCCACCTGACCAATCACTGTCTGCAGAAGGAACAGTCCGCAAACTTTGGGCAGTACGAGGTCGGCAATGAGATGTTTTTTGATGAGTTCAATAG ATATTTGATGGACAGACATGGAACTTCAATTGAATCTTGTGTCTTGCCTCAAATTAAAGACATCATGAAGAAATGCTTTCATATTGTGAAAGAA gtcaccagtcatgaagtgacacagtga
- the LOC127874550 gene encoding uncharacterized protein LOC127874550: MDGSEETLNIALQLLHSFSQYSGLNVNFEKTHVVWIGALKYSTQSIKARWKLVWGCTQFKLLGLTFDVDLPKMIEQNYNDKLVKLENIIAHWNRRELTPLGRITVVKTLILPMFIHLFVSLPQPREAICKVLNDKVLKFVWQGPSKIKAKVITKDFDEGGLKMVDINAFIKSLKLSWIRKVIQGQNKFTSLAKKLIDFNILCNTGSLYAISAVKNITNAFWIDVLTIYSDFVKSINIDSVDKLVDMPLFFNNCLLINNKYIFWKYWYDDGIRFVKDIIKDSGQILSLQELQAKMNKPVNFLHYEGIKKVLSTYIVSVQNVKLKDYKVHSYPILSTYIKPIILNSCNKLLYNMLKENSEIPTCQTKWNEYFADDSIQWKNVHGQVFKKTNNTYIQWLQTRIIHRILGTNSHLFKMGLSDSKTCTFCKMSEETITHLFWDCNTVKILIKDISDSLKNAKIQIVINSKMFLLGDTNVNDSCFILFMEVKKYIFECKRKEVIPNFQGLKASLKLSLNIYANTTNESNKGIFWKVIVCKRRLELFPFEGGRVIFGQSKKINKT; encoded by the coding sequence ATGGACGGGTCAGAAGAAACCTTGAATATTGCATTACAATTGTTGCACTCCTTCTCACAATATTCAGGCCTGaatgtaaattttgaaaaaacTCATGTTGTCTGGATAGGAGCCTTAAAATACAGCACACAATCCATAAAAGCAAGATGGAAACTAGTATGGGGATGTACCCAATTTAAATTATTAGGTTTAACTTTCGATGTTGATCTACCTAAAATGATTGAGCAAAATTATAATGACAAATTAGTTAAATTAGAAAATATCATTGCACATTGGAACAGAAGAGAGCTAACTCCCTTAGGTAGGATAACTGTTGTTAAGACCTTGATACTTCCAATGTTTATTCACCTGTTTGTCTCTTTGCCACAACCCAGAGAGGCtatttgtaaagttttaaatGATAAAGTTCTCAAATTTGTGTGGCAAGGGCCTTCAAAAATCAAAGCAAAAGTCATAACAAAAGATTTTGATGAAGGGGGACTCAAAATGGTGgacataaatgcatttataaaaagtttaaaattatCATGGATAAGAAAAGTTATTCAAGGCCAGAACAAATTTACATCCTTGGCTAAAAAGTTAATAGATTTTAATATACTATGTAATACAGGCAGTTTATACGCAATTTCAGCTGTTAAAAATATAACCAACGCTTTTTGGATagatgttttaacaatatattctgACTTTGTTAAGAGTATTAATATTGACTCTGTTGATAAACTTGTAGATATgcctttgttttttaataactgtttattaatcaacaataaatacattttttggaaatATTGGTATGATGATGGCATTCggtttgttaaagatattattaaagacaGTGGGCAGATTTTGTCACTGCAAGAGCTACAAGCAAAAATGAATAAACCGGTAAACTTTTTACATTATGAAGGTATAAAAAAGGTTCTTTCCACATACATTGTCTCGgtgcaaaatgtaaaattaaaagatTATAAAGTACATTCATATCCCATTTTGTCGACCTATATAAAACCTATCATTCTGAATTCTTGTAATAAGTTactatacaatatgttaaaagagaACTCTGAAATCCCCACATGCCAAACAAAATGGAATGAATACTTTGCAGATGATTCCATACAATGGAAAAATGTCCATGgacaagtgtttaaaaaaacgaataatacatatattcaatggttacaaactagaattatccacagaatattgggaacAAACTCACACCTTTTTAAAATGGGCTTGTCCGATAGTAAAACATGCACTTTTTGCAAAATGTCAGAAGAAACAATTACCCATTTATTCTGGGATTGTAACACagtaaaaatacttattaaagatatcTCGGATAGCTTAAAAAACGCAAAGatacaaatagtaataaacaGCAAAATGTTCCTTCTTGGTGATACAAACGTAAATGACAGCTGCTTTATTCTTTTCATGGAagttaaaaagtacatttttgaatgcaaaaggAAAGAAGTAATTCCAAATTTTCAGGGACTTAAGGCTAGCctaaaattatctttaaatatatatgcaaacacAACAAATGAATCAAATAAAGGAATTTTTTGGAAAGTTATAGTTTGCAAAAGGAGGTTAGAGTTGTTTCCCTTTGAGGGAGGACGTGTTATTTTTGGACagagcaaaaaaataaataaaacatag